Proteins encoded within one genomic window of Pygocentrus nattereri isolate fPygNat1 chromosome 9, fPygNat1.pri, whole genome shotgun sequence:
- the zgc:56304 gene encoding ras GTPase-activating protein-binding protein 2 isoform X1: MVMEKPSPLLVGREFVRQYYTLLNKAPDYLHRFYGRNSSYVHGGLDGSGKPEEAVYGQAEIHKKVMSLQFSECHTKIRHVDAHATLGDGVVVQVMGELSNSGRPMRRFMQTFVLAPEGSAVNKFYVHNDIFRYEEELFGDSEAELGESEEEEAEEEQVEAHASPEPTQDCSAGAAYYEPPPVSNGVEEQQEEVVPEAEPEAQPEPEASQEAEVELSPEAELQVEEAEPDVEEKLPEEPEEKAPTPVPAPTPPPQTPEPPKTFSWASVTSKNLPPSGALPASGIPPHVVKAPSVQPRVEVKQDAQAPLPRDQRRERPGFTPRGPRPDGAASEAQGGKPYFGFKGRGESEGGESEGRRSVRYPDSHQLFVGNLPHDIDEGELKDFFMTFGNVVEMRINTKGVGGKLPNFGFVVFDDSDPVQRILGAKPIMFRGEVRLNVEEKKTRAARERETRGTGDGRRGDRGPGGPRGPMGNGMGRDGRGPPSTRGGMGSGRGGGQSGESRFAGARR; the protein is encoded by the exons ATGGTGATGGAGAAACCCAGCCCCTTGCTCGTAGGGCGCGAGTTTGTGAGGCAGTACTACACACTCCTCAACAAAGCACCTGACTACCTGCACAG gTTCTACGGCAGGAACTCCTCGTACGTGCACGGCGGTCTGGATGGCAGCGGTAAACCCGAGGAGGCCGTCTACGGCCAGGCT GAGATCCATAAGAAGGTGATGTCTCTGCAGTTCAGTGAGTGTCACACTAAGATCCGCCATGTTGACGCCCACGCGACGCTGGGGGACGGCGTGGTGGTCCAGGTGATGGGCGAACTGTCCAACAGCGGTCGTCCCATGAGGAGATTCATGCAGACCTTCGTCCTCGCGCCTGAG ggctcAGCTGTGAATAAGTTCTACGTGCACAACGACATCTTCCGCTACGAGGAGGAGCTGTTCGGAGATTCGGAGGCGGAGCTGGGAG AgtctgaggaggaggaggctgaGGAGGAGCAGGTGGAGGCTCACGCCTCTCCTGAACCTACTCAGGACTGTTCTGCTGGAGCTGCTTACTACGAGCCTCCTCCGGTCAG TAACGGAgtggaggagcagcaggaggaggtgGTGCCAGAGGCGGAGCCTGAGGCTCAGCCAGAACCAGAAGCCAGTCAGGAGGCAGAGGTGGAGCTTAGCCCAGAGGCGGAGCTGCAGGTCGAGGAGGCGGAGCCTGACGTGGAAGAGAAGCTTCCAGAAGAGCCGGAGGAGAAAGCCCCCACTCCTGTTCCAGCCCCAACTCCGCCCCCTCAGACGCCAGAGCCACCCAAG ACCTTCTCCTGGGCTTCAGTGACCAGTAAGAATCTGCCACCCAGCGGAGCTCTGCCTGCTTCTGGAATCCCCCCACACGTGGTTAAAGCCCCCAGTGTACAG CCCCGTGTGGAGGTGAAGCAGGACGCTCAGGCTCCACTGCCGAGAGACCAGCGGCGGGAGAGGCCTGGATTCACTCCACGAGGACCCAGACCAG ATGGAGCTGCGTCTGAGGCTCAGGGAGGAAAACCCTACTTCGGCTTCAAAG GCCGTGGTGAATCTGAAGGCGGGGAGTCTGAAGGCCGTCGGTCCGTCCGTTACCCGGACAGTCACCAGCTGTTTGTCGGAAATCTTCCTCACGACATCGACGAGGGGGAGCTGAAGGACTTCTTCATGA CGTTTGGTAATGTGGTGGAGATGCGCATCAACACGAAGGGCGTCGGCGGGAAGCTGCCCAACTTCGGCTTTGTTGTCTTCGACGACTCCGACCCTGtgcagaggattctgggagccAAG CCCATCATGTTCCGCGGCGAGGTGCGTCTGAACGTGGAGGAGAAAAAGACGAGAGCGGCCCGAGAGCGGGAGACCCGGGGCACCGGAGACGGACGCCGTGGAGACCGCGGCCCCGGCGGGCCCCGAGGCCCCATGGGGAACGGCATGGGCCGGGACGGGCGCGGACCCCCCTCCACCCGCGGCGGCATGGGCTCCGGCCGAGGCGGGGGCCAGAGCGGAGAGAGCAGGTTCGCCGGAGCACGCCGCTGA
- the zgc:56304 gene encoding ras GTPase-activating protein-binding protein 2 isoform X2 — protein MSLQFSECHTKIRHVDAHATLGDGVVVQVMGELSNSGRPMRRFMQTFVLAPEGSAVNKFYVHNDIFRYEEELFGDSEAELGESEEEEAEEEQVEAHASPEPTQDCSAGAAYYEPPPVSNGVEEQQEEVVPEAEPEAQPEPEASQEAEVELSPEAELQVEEAEPDVEEKLPEEPEEKAPTPVPAPTPPPQTPEPPKTFSWASVTSKNLPPSGALPASGIPPHVVKAPSVQPRVEVKQDAQAPLPRDQRRERPGFTPRGPRPDGAASEAQGGKPYFGFKGRGESEGGESEGRRSVRYPDSHQLFVGNLPHDIDEGELKDFFMTFGNVVEMRINTKGVGGKLPNFGFVVFDDSDPVQRILGAKPIMFRGEVRLNVEEKKTRAARERETRGTGDGRRGDRGPGGPRGPMGNGMGRDGRGPPSTRGGMGSGRGGGQSGESRFAGARR, from the exons ATGTCTCTGCAGTTCAGTGAGTGTCACACTAAGATCCGCCATGTTGACGCCCACGCGACGCTGGGGGACGGCGTGGTGGTCCAGGTGATGGGCGAACTGTCCAACAGCGGTCGTCCCATGAGGAGATTCATGCAGACCTTCGTCCTCGCGCCTGAG ggctcAGCTGTGAATAAGTTCTACGTGCACAACGACATCTTCCGCTACGAGGAGGAGCTGTTCGGAGATTCGGAGGCGGAGCTGGGAG AgtctgaggaggaggaggctgaGGAGGAGCAGGTGGAGGCTCACGCCTCTCCTGAACCTACTCAGGACTGTTCTGCTGGAGCTGCTTACTACGAGCCTCCTCCGGTCAG TAACGGAgtggaggagcagcaggaggaggtgGTGCCAGAGGCGGAGCCTGAGGCTCAGCCAGAACCAGAAGCCAGTCAGGAGGCAGAGGTGGAGCTTAGCCCAGAGGCGGAGCTGCAGGTCGAGGAGGCGGAGCCTGACGTGGAAGAGAAGCTTCCAGAAGAGCCGGAGGAGAAAGCCCCCACTCCTGTTCCAGCCCCAACTCCGCCCCCTCAGACGCCAGAGCCACCCAAG ACCTTCTCCTGGGCTTCAGTGACCAGTAAGAATCTGCCACCCAGCGGAGCTCTGCCTGCTTCTGGAATCCCCCCACACGTGGTTAAAGCCCCCAGTGTACAG CCCCGTGTGGAGGTGAAGCAGGACGCTCAGGCTCCACTGCCGAGAGACCAGCGGCGGGAGAGGCCTGGATTCACTCCACGAGGACCCAGACCAG ATGGAGCTGCGTCTGAGGCTCAGGGAGGAAAACCCTACTTCGGCTTCAAAG GCCGTGGTGAATCTGAAGGCGGGGAGTCTGAAGGCCGTCGGTCCGTCCGTTACCCGGACAGTCACCAGCTGTTTGTCGGAAATCTTCCTCACGACATCGACGAGGGGGAGCTGAAGGACTTCTTCATGA CGTTTGGTAATGTGGTGGAGATGCGCATCAACACGAAGGGCGTCGGCGGGAAGCTGCCCAACTTCGGCTTTGTTGTCTTCGACGACTCCGACCCTGtgcagaggattctgggagccAAG CCCATCATGTTCCGCGGCGAGGTGCGTCTGAACGTGGAGGAGAAAAAGACGAGAGCGGCCCGAGAGCGGGAGACCCGGGGCACCGGAGACGGACGCCGTGGAGACCGCGGCCCCGGCGGGCCCCGAGGCCCCATGGGGAACGGCATGGGCCGGGACGGGCGCGGACCCCCCTCCACCCGCGGCGGCATGGGCTCCGGCCGAGGCGGGGGCCAGAGCGGAGAGAGCAGGTTCGCCGGAGCACGCCGCTGA